The genomic window CGTTAAAACTATTGGTTTAGGTACTATCTTATTCGTTATTTCTACCGTTGTGGATTTATTTTTAAGTTCTTGTAATAAAAGATAAATGATATCTAATTTATTAATGAAAGCATGTGCAGCTATTGCTTCATCTTGTGCATTTTCTGCAACTTGACATTGACGTAAGGTTTTAAAATCAATTTCTGGTATATCTAAAAAATGGACATTATTAACAGTTACTTGTGATAAATACTGACTAATTTGTTGGTTTGCATGATGAATACTTTCTAACCATTGTGGATTGTATTGTTTTAATAATGGTGTTGAAGTGAAATACATTAACCGTGTTTGTTCATTAATACGTTCCGCTATTTTTAAAAAACGGTAAATGTCTTGTAGTTTTGCACTATCTTCACCACAGCAAAATTGCTGATGAATACGATATTCAAGGGTATGGGATAGCGTCGCTATTTGTGAGCGAAATTGGGCTGATTTAATGAATAATTGGTTTTTATCTGTCGCTAAAACAAATGCTTTGTCATGAAGCATCAGCTTTTTAGCCAGTACTTGATAAAGATCGGATAAAAGGTCTTTGGATTCTTGATTTGGAAGGAAATAAATAGCTAAAGCTTGCCAGAAAATATACCACATTGCACCGCCAGTTAACCAAAGTGGTATTAGCCATACTGGGCGTCCTTCAAGATGTAATAACATTGCATAGATGGCTAAGAGGATGGCTGAAAAACCAATAGCACCTAATCGAGGCGTCAATACTGCTAACATAAACAGCGCAAAGCTTATTATTGCTAATGAAGCAATAAATAATAACGAGTGCGGAAATACGACTTCGATACCTAAACTGATGAAGAAAAAGAGAGGTAAGGCAATTAGAAAGTCAAAAATGCGGTATTTTGTTACGCTAGAGGTGTCAGCAAATCCACAGCTAATACTGCCGAGTGAAAAAGCAATCCCCATCGTGACATGCCCCATTAAAAATAATGGAATAGAACAGCTCACAAAGCTAAATGCGGCAATATTTGTTCTTAAATTAAAGAACGTTCGTAGTGATGGATAACGAAGCAAAATTTTTGATTGAATCATTGTTAGCACGATAGTTAAAAATGTAGATAAGAACTTCTAATCTATCGCTTGTTGGTA from Photobacterium toruni includes these protein-coding regions:
- a CDS encoding FUSC family membrane protein is translated as MIQSKILLRYPSLRTFFNLRTNIAAFSFVSCSIPLFLMGHVTMGIAFSLGSISCGFADTSSVTKYRIFDFLIALPLFFFISLGIEVVFPHSLLFIASLAIISFALFMLAVLTPRLGAIGFSAILLAIYAMLLHLEGRPVWLIPLWLTGGAMWYIFWQALAIYFLPNQESKDLLSDLYQVLAKKLMLHDKAFVLATDKNQLFIKSAQFRSQIATLSHTLEYRIHQQFCCGEDSAKLQDIYRFLKIAERINEQTRLMYFTSTPLLKQYNPQWLESIHHANQQISQYLSQVTVNNVHFLDIPEIDFKTLRQCQVAENAQDEAIAAHAFINKLDIIYLLLQELKNKSTTVEITNKIVPKPIVLTWKWHDIASKLTSQMTLKSSYFRHALRGTLSLTTGLIIVRLLHLDFGFWTLMTSLLILRPNLSMTWIRLLQRLTGTICGLIVVGGLLHFQVSTDILPFVFCIAAVLFFHTSARHYGFAVFFVTLFVFAGFSLNGQGDNIMLPRLDNTVLGVFIPLIFVFILTPGWQKKSFPTQLSTTIKGYKDYLISFNLYLSHKDQQHTEKLQHHFQDCVVYDTNLFDHWMGYLGEPQRNSQTSEHILLCSRSSNIILRILTQLNENKENIVPSAQVESELKNAIHSLVQLQQLLQQSLNHTELFKYISKQEQFIYQSFTYIEDEIYRLDNNELIALLSKEITLFLNAIDHQPA